The genomic segment GAAGAAAGTTTATAAAAAATACGATCCTTTCATCCACATTAATGCTTCCCGGAGCGGTTAAAAGCGGGGTTGATCTATTCTCACCCAGAAGGAAAAAATCACTCCAAAAGCCACTTTTTCTTTCAACGTGGAATCACGGCCAGGCTGCAAACGAAAAGGCCTGGAGTGTTTTAAAAGAATCGGGATCTGTTCTTGATGCGGTTGAGGAAGGCGTAAAGGTGACCGAGGCAGATATCAGAAGTCGTTCGGTAGGGCTCACAGGTTTTCCGGACCGCGATGGTCATGTAACGCTGGACGCCTCCATCATGAACAGTAATGGCGATTGCGGTTCGGTCTGTTTTGTAGAGCGGATTAAGCACCCAATCACACTGGCCCGAAAAGTGATGGAAGAAACACCACATGTGATGCTTGCCGGAGAGGGCGCGCAACAGTTTGCACTTTCGCAGGGAATGCCTCTGGAAGATGTGGATATGCCGGATGATGTAAAAAGAGAATATGAGGAGTGGAAGGAAACATCCCAATACAAACCAGAAGTGAACTTCGAAAACCACGATACTATCGGGATGATAGGACTCGATGAAAATGGAAACCTGGCCGGATCATGCACAACCAGCGGACTGAAATTTAAAATGCACGGACGTGTGGGTGATAGCCCCATAATTGGTGCCGGCTTGTATGTGGACAATGAAGTGGGTGCCGCTACTGCAACCGGAATGGGCGAAACCATTATTAAAGTGTGCGGAAGTTTCCTGGTGGTAGAATTGATACGCCAGGGGCGAACTCCACAAGAGGCGTGTGAAGAAGCGATAGAAAGGCTGCTTCAAAAAACACCTTTTAATGATGAAGATTTGCAAGTCGGTTTTCTGGCAATCGATAAAAATGGGGATCACGGTGCTTATGCTATCCAGCCCGGGTTTACCTATGCGATGCATCACCAGGGAGGGAATTCAGTCGAGAAATCTGATTTTCGGTATGAAACGATGGGTGAAGAGGAATAGAGTTTAGTAATTATTAACTTTTTGGACTATTATAGTGTCTCTAAGAGTTTTCTTACAACCACTATTATAGATATAGTTCTGCAAGATTTTATCTTTCTAAAGGTTAATGAAGAGAAGCAAGGAGCCAGATCATGATAAAACAAAGTGAAGTAAAAAATTTATCTACTGAAGAGAAACTTCTATTAATGGAAGCTCTGTGGAATGATCTTTCTGAAAAGATAGAATCAATGGAGATTCCTGAAAGGCATAAAGAAATCTTAGACGAGAGAGAGAAGAAAATTCAGGCCGGAGAAGCCAAGTTTGTCGATTGGGAGAAAGCTAAAAAGCAGATCAATAAAGCAGTTCAATGAAACTTCAGATCCTGGATGTTGCAAAGAATGATCTGATCGAAGGATTTCATTTCTACGAACAACAGCAACAAGGCTTAGGAGATTATTTTCTCGTCAATCTTTATGCAGATATTGAATCACTGAAAGTGGTTGGTGGAATTCATCAAAAAGTATATAAAGACCTTCAAAGAGCCTTATCAAGAAAATTTCCATATGCCATTTACTACTCGATTGATGAGGATATCGTGAAAGTTAGAGCCATCATTGATTACAGGCGAAGTTCTTCCTGGATTGAAAAGCACTTAAAAGATGCCTGAAAAAGTTATCCTCGAATCACCGGTATTTGATGTCGAATCAGCTCTGAAAGCGGCAAAATATGGAGTGGATCGCCTCGAACTGTGTTCATCCTTTTCCGAGGGCGGATTAACTCCCGGTCCCGGCCTGTTCTCATTTCTTAAATCAACTATCGAGATCCCCATTTTTGTAATGATTCGTCCACGCGGCAGGTGATTTTGTATCCTCTGATGAAGAAGTTAAAGTTATGAAAGAGGAGATCAGAATCTTTTCCTCGTTAGGGGCCGATGGATTTGTATTTGGAGTTTTAAATGAGGATGGTTCTGTTAATCAAAAAACGTGTAAAGAGCTGATCGAACAGGCTGATGGAAAACCCTGTACGTTTCATCGTGCATTTGATGTTTCAGCCGACTTGAATCAGTCGCTCGAAGATATTATCGATTGTGGAATCCACAGAATTCTAACCTCTGGCGGAAAGGAATCTGTAGAGTCAGGACTCCCTAAAATTAAAGAATTGATGGAACAGGCAGGAGGCAGAATCAGTATTATGCCCGGAGGCGGAATGAAACCGGAGTTTGTCCCACCGCTTAGAAAAATCGGCTTATTAAAGGAAGTTCACGCAAGCTGTAAGAAAATTGAGAAAGCTCCGGGGCGTTATGTTCACGAGGAATTACAATTCACAATTGACGGCCTGGAACCGGATCAGTTTTTGTCGGTAGATGAACAGAAAGTCCGTGATTTTAAAAAGATTTTGTTAAACTGATTTTGATTTGTTCAAAAAGATATTAATTATTGAGCGCCAACTTATTGAATGAAACAAAGACTCTGTCTGTTTACATAACCAGTAATAAAAACCAAAACAAAAAAAGTACAATGAGAAACCTTTTAGTTAGTTTATTGACACTGTTTTTACTTGCATCATGTTCGCAGGGAGACATGTCGGATTCTGCAACAGAAACAGAAATGGAAGAAACGGTGGTAAATGCACCAGAAATTACAAAAGCTACTGCGGTTCTTAGTCCTACCGATGGCAATCAAACAGCCGGCGTGGTAACACTTACTCAAACAGATGAGGGTGTGAGAGTTGAAGCAACCGTTTCTGGTCTTGATGCTGAATCACGGCACGGATTTCATATACACCAATTTGGTGATTGCAGAGCTCCGGACGGAACATCAGCAGGAGGACACTTTAACCCGGAAGATGTTGAACACGGTGCTCCAACGGCCGATATTCGTCACGTAGGTGATCTTGGAAATCTGCCCTCAAACGCACAAGGAACAGCAGACGTTGATTTTATAGATACACACGTTGAACTAAACGGACCTAATTCAGTACTTGGCCGGGGTGTGATTGTGCATGCCGGAACGGATGATTTTCAATCTCAGCCTACGGGTGCTGCCGGATCGCGATTGGCATGTGGTGTTATTGGAGTTGCAAACCCCAATATTACCGTTGAATAGATTGTTATGAGATACAGGAGATCATTAATTCTTCATTAGGTTATAAAAAGCCCGGAAATGTATTTTCGGGCTTTTTTTTCTTTGATCTTCAAAGACATTTTTTGTTTTAAAAATTAAAATGGGGTTTTGGGAAATGGTTTACCGAAATGATATTTTATTAGTGTTGAAGTGAACTCATCTCAATTCTTATACATGTTCAAAGTACTTATTAGAATACTTGCCTTTTTATTATTGTTTGTTTCTGTACCCCTGCATGCACAAGAGATCTCGGATATGGAGGGTGATTGGACCGGTTCCATACAAACTGATAACCGGGAGATGAGAATTGAAATTACTTTTTCATATAGTGATGAAATTATTGATGGCACTATTGATATTCCGAACCGCGG from the Balneolaceae bacterium genome contains:
- a CDS encoding N(4)-(beta-N-acetylglucosaminyl)-L-asparaginase, with the translated sequence MTSRRKFIKNTILSSTLMLPGAVKSGVDLFSPRRKKSLQKPLFLSTWNHGQAANEKAWSVLKESGSVLDAVEEGVKVTEADIRSRSVGLTGFPDRDGHVTLDASIMNSNGDCGSVCFVERIKHPITLARKVMEETPHVMLAGEGAQQFALSQGMPLEDVDMPDDVKREYEEWKETSQYKPEVNFENHDTIGMIGLDENGNLAGSCTTSGLKFKMHGRVGDSPIIGAGLYVDNEVGAATATGMGETIIKVCGSFLVVELIRQGRTPQEACEEAIERLLQKTPFNDEDLQVGFLAIDKNGDHGAYAIQPGFTYAMHHQGGNSVEKSDFRYETMGEEE
- a CDS encoding addiction module protein, producing MIKQSEVKNLSTEEKLLLMEALWNDLSEKIESMEIPERHKEILDEREKKIQAGEAKFVDWEKAKKQINKAVQ
- a CDS encoding copper homeostasis protein CutC, which gives rise to MPEKVILESPVFDVESALKAAKYGVDRLELCSSFSEGGLTPGPGLFSFLKSTIEIPIFVMIRPRGR
- a CDS encoding copper homeostasis protein CutC, whose translation is MKEEIRIFSSLGADGFVFGVLNEDGSVNQKTCKELIEQADGKPCTFHRAFDVSADLNQSLEDIIDCGIHRILTSGGKESVESGLPKIKELMEQAGGRISIMPGGGMKPEFVPPLRKIGLLKEVHASCKKIEKAPGRYVHEELQFTIDGLEPDQFLSVDEQKVRDFKKILLN
- a CDS encoding superoxide dismutase family protein is translated as MRNLLVSLLTLFLLASCSQGDMSDSATETEMEETVVNAPEITKATAVLSPTDGNQTAGVVTLTQTDEGVRVEATVSGLDAESRHGFHIHQFGDCRAPDGTSAGGHFNPEDVEHGAPTADIRHVGDLGNLPSNAQGTADVDFIDTHVELNGPNSVLGRGVIVHAGTDDFQSQPTGAAGSRLACGVIGVANPNITVE